The DNA sequence TTCGCGAACCCCGGCCGCTCCCTCGCCGTGATGTCGCGCGCCGTCGCCAGCCGCTTCCGCATGTCGTCCGTCGGAAAGATCAGCGGGTTCTCCGCCAGCTCGGCGAGCTCCTTGTCCTTCGACGAGGCGAGCACGTCCCGCGCGGCGGGCACCGGGCAGACGTAGTTGACCGCCGCGGCCAGCTCCGCCGCCACCTCGGGCCGGTAGTAGTGGTCGATCAGCTGCTCGGCGCTCGCCTTGTGCCGGGCGAGGTCCGGGATCATCAGGCTCTCCGCCCACAGCTCCGCGCCCTCCTCCGGCACCACGAAGGCGATATCGGGGTTGTCGGCCTGGAGCTGGATGATGTCGCCGGAGTACGCCTGGCAGGCCAGCACGTCGCCCGACGACAGCTCCTTGATGTAGTCGTTGCCGGTGAACCGGCGGATGTGCCGCTGGGCGACCAGGCGGCGCAGCCGGTCCGTCATCCGGTGGAAGTCGTCGGCGGTCCACCGGGTGACGTCGACGCCGTCACCCAGCATCAGCAGGGTGAACGCCTCGTCCATCCCGGACAGCAGGGTGACCCGGCCGCGCAGGTCGTCCTTCCACAGCTCGGCCGTGCTGCGGATCTCGCGGCCCAGCTTCTTGCGGTGGTAGGCGATGCCCGTGATCCCGGACTGCCAGGGCACGGAGTGCTTGCGGCCGGGGTCGAACGACGGCTTGCGCAGCAGCGGGTCGAGGTGCCGGGCGACGTTCGGCTGCGCGGCCCGGTCCATCTCCTGCACCCAGCCGAGGCGGACGTAGCGGGCGCACATCCAGTCGCTGACGACGATCAGATCGCGGCCGGTGTCCTGATGATTCATCAGGGCGGGGCTGATCTTCCCGAAGAACTCGTCGTTGTCGTTGATCTCCTCGGTGTACTTCACCGAGACGCCGCTGCGCTTCTCGAACGCCTCCAGCGTGGGCCGCCGGCCGGGATGCTTCTCGTCGGTGTCGATGTACAGCGGCCAGTTGGCGAACGACAGCCGCCGGTCGGTGGCGGAACGATCCTTCGCGGCGCGGTCGCCGGGGGCGATGTAGGCGGCCGGCACTCCGCAGCCGGCGAGCGCGGCTCCACCCGCGCCGGCGACCGTCGCGCGCAGCAGGGAGCGGCGGGACAGGTGCTTCACGGGCTTCTCTCGCATGACGGCAGGATGGGGGAGGCGATCTTCACGGACAAGGGGCGGGGTGTCCGGAGATCGGGGGTGCCGGCAGACGCTTCGCCGGGCCGTCGATGATACGGGAACGCCGGGGGCGGGGTCAGTCGCGGGGGAACTTGTGGGTGTGGATCGTCAGGCCGAGCGGGGTGCGGGTCAGGTCGACGGGCTCGCCGAACTCGACGATCAGTTCCGAACGGTAGGTGCCGCCTTGGGGAGAGGTGTGGGCATGACACCGGCCGGTATAGGGGTCGATGATCAGAAGGACGGGCACACCGGCCGCGGCGTAGGTCCGTTTCTTGGGGCCGTAGTCGTTGCTCCTGGTGCCCTCCGAGATGACCTCGACGACGAGTTCCACGTCCTTCGGAGCGTACTGATCCCTCGCGTCGGGCCGTGCCCCGTCCGTCACCTTGACCAGATCCGGGCAGAACCCGTTCCGGTACCCGGGAAAATCCATCCGCACATCCGAATCGATGTGGGCTTCCTTCCCGAAGCGGTCGACAAGCTGCCACAAAACGGTACGGATGATGCGCCAGTGGTCAGGGGACTTCGGCGTGACGCAAACCGTCCCCTCGACGATCTCGATGTGATGCCCCTCAGGGGCCGGCAGGCGCTCCAGAGCCCCGAACATCTCGTCCAGGAACGTGTCCTCCGGCTCTTCTGCCAGGGCTGTCCCCTCCGTGCCGAGCCCGTCCGTGTCGGTCACTGTTCCGCCCCCTCCCGCGCGCCCCTTGCGCACACGGTCGAACGACGAACGCGGGCCCGGGACACGGCCTGTCCCGGAACCCGCGTTCGGACGCGTGAGGCGTCAGCCCAGCGACGTCATCACGTGCTTGATCCGCGTGTAGTCCTCGAACCCGTACGCCGACAGGTCCTTCCCGTAGCCGGACTTCTTGAAGCCGCCGTGCGGCATCTCCGCGACCAGCGGGATGTGGGTGTTGATCCACACGCAGCCGAAGTCGAGCCGCTTGGACATCCGCATGGCGCGCGCGTGGTCCTTGGTCCACACGGACGACGCGAGCGCGTACTCGACGCCGTTGGCGTGGGCGACGGCCTGGTCCTCGTCCGTGAAGGACTGGACGGTGATGACCGGGCCGAAGACCTCGTTCTGGACGATCTCGTCGTCCTGCTTGAGGCCGGAGACGACGGTCGGGGCGTAGAAGTAGCCCTTGTCGCCGACGCGGTGGCCGCCGGCCTCGACCTTGGCGTGGGCGGGGAGGCGGTCGATGAAGCCGGCCACCTGCTTCAGCTGGTTGGCGTTGTTGAGCGGCCCGTAGAGCACGTCCTCGTCGTCCGGCTGCCCGGTCTTCGTGTCGGCCGCGGCCTTGGCGAGGGCGGTGACGAACTCGTCGTGGACGGACTCGTGGACGAGCACGCGGGTGGCGGCCGTGCAGTCCTGGCCGGCGTTGAAGTAGCCGGCCATGGCGATGTCCTCGACGGCCTTGGCGAGGTCGGCGTCCTCGAAGACGACGACGGGCGCCTTGCCGCCGAGCTCCAGGTGGACGCGCTTGACGTCCTTGGCCGCGGACGCGGCGACCTGCTGGCCGGCCCGGACGGAGCCGGTGACGGAGGCCATCGCGGGCACCGG is a window from the Streptomyces mobaraensis genome containing:
- a CDS encoding gamma-aminobutyraldehyde dehydrogenase yields the protein MTTEPRRLRNYINGEFRDAADGRTTDVVNPATGEVYATAPLSGAADVDAAMAAAEEAFPAWRDLVPAERQKVLLKIADAIEARAEDLIAAESENTGKPLALTRSEEVPPMVDQIRFFAGAARLLEGRSAGEYMEGMTSIIRREPVGVCAQVAPWNYPMMMAVWKFAPALAAGNTVVLKPSDTTPASTVLLAEIIGGVLEELGHPKGVFNVVCGDRDTGRLMVEHPVPAMASVTGSVRAGQQVAASAAKDVKRVHLELGGKAPVVVFEDADLAKAVEDIAMAGYFNAGQDCTAATRVLVHESVHDEFVTALAKAAADTKTGQPDDEDVLYGPLNNANQLKQVAGFIDRLPAHAKVEAGGHRVGDKGYFYAPTVVSGLKQDDEIVQNEVFGPVITVQSFTDEDQAVAHANGVEYALASSVWTKDHARAMRMSKRLDFGCVWINTHIPLVAEMPHGGFKKSGYGKDLSAYGFEDYTRIKHVMTSLG
- a CDS encoding Uma2 family endonuclease; its protein translation is MTDTDGLGTEGTALAEEPEDTFLDEMFGALERLPAPEGHHIEIVEGTVCVTPKSPDHWRIIRTVLWQLVDRFGKEAHIDSDVRMDFPGYRNGFCPDLVKVTDGARPDARDQYAPKDVELVVEVISEGTRSNDYGPKKRTYAAAGVPVLLIIDPYTGRCHAHTSPQGGTYRSELIVEFGEPVDLTRTPLGLTIHTHKFPRD
- a CDS encoding polyamine ABC transporter substrate-binding protein, coding for MREKPVKHLSRRSLLRATVAGAGGAALAGCGVPAAYIAPGDRAAKDRSATDRRLSFANWPLYIDTDEKHPGRRPTLEAFEKRSGVSVKYTEEINDNDEFFGKISPALMNHQDTGRDLIVVSDWMCARYVRLGWVQEMDRAAQPNVARHLDPLLRKPSFDPGRKHSVPWQSGITGIAYHRKKLGREIRSTAELWKDDLRGRVTLLSGMDEAFTLLMLGDGVDVTRWTADDFHRMTDRLRRLVAQRHIRRFTGNDYIKELSSGDVLACQAYSGDIIQLQADNPDIAFVVPEEGAELWAESLMIPDLARHKASAEQLIDHYYRPEVAAELAAAVNYVCPVPAARDVLASSKDKELAELAENPLIFPTDDMRKRLATARDITARERPGFAKEWNEIVGL